One window from the genome of Oryza glaberrima chromosome 3, OglaRS2, whole genome shotgun sequence encodes:
- the LOC127766889 gene encoding ubiquitin carboxyl-terminal hydrolase 26 — protein sequence MSRPNTRNKSKRPRADDCESPSAVFKKIHSTGAITKGDIKQLYMVWKPVCHGCHGNSKDSPNCFCGLIPAANGVRKSGLWQRTNEIIRALGPNPSTDLRDSTETPAGLTNLGATCYANSILQCLYMNTSFRLGIFSLEPDILKMHPVLDQLARLFAQLHSSKMAFIDSAPFIKTLELDNGVQQDSHEFLTLFLSLLEGSLSHSKVPGARTIVQHLFRGSVSHVTRCSSCGRDSEASSKMEDFYELELNIKGLNNLEQSLDDYLSTEALDGENQYFCESCQKRVDATRCIKLRSLPPVVNFQLKRYVFLPKTTTKKKISSAFSFPGQLDMGKRLSNPSSSYTYGLSAILIHKGSAANSGHYVAHVKDESYGQWWEFDDEHVSKLGLHPFGEKPGKSSNKTDQKPQGSSTADSVTNDDNNSCHEAAFTSTMEEMFSSTDAYMLMYKRIAKDENGIESNNISSNNSLPHHFVDEIDERNTSYVKECEEYESKKDVHLAYITERRQEVKSVLTEAPATPEEDSYFWISTDWLRQWADNVNPPSSIDNSPIQCEHGKVPASKVTSMKRLSAGAWHKLFSKYGGGPTLSSDDFCMECLKDGAKNSVSADVYRDRKASLRSIAEAALAGNNPDGPLYFVSRPWLTQWLRRKNVDIPSDADSGPTIALTCTHGNLLPEHASGAKRVTVPEDLWLFLYETSGMKIDDIVTFPSDSQPCGICSQQLSVVASVEDNLRAVKLKQRQSHEKLTSGKSLALHPGQKYYLVPSSWLSEWRAYITATGKNISSLPEPQSLEVTINSLICEKHSRLLQRPLDLVCKRGTITQKASNTDGLTMISESDWILFSEEWNVAHGKGLCAEIVFSKSSQDNLQSSEAVPILVEDLDQSTNDLSNDLGGREPYVRTDPEVCEECIGEKESCALVEKLNYQNEDIQVYLVRGKEAPKSIREASAAVPVPDRRTSKRSRRTTSGNSISLKVSGSTTVYQLKLMIWESLGIVKENQELHKGSVEIEDDFATLADKCIFPGDVLWVKDSEIYENRDIADEISEQKVVVQTEEGFRGTLLTSSASAQLCQDISFSD from the exons ATGAGCAGGCCAAACACACGAAATAAGAGCAAGAGGCCGCGGGCTGATGACTGCGAGAGCCCGTCTGCTGTTTTCAA GAAGATACATTCCACTGGAGCAATCACAAAAGGCGATATTAAACAACTTTATATGGTGTGGAAACCTGTTTGTCATGGTTGCCATGGGAACTCCAAGGACTCACCCAATTGTTTCTGCGGGTTGATCCCTGCTGCTAATGGGGTGAGGAAATCTGGCCTGTGGCAGAGAACAAACGAGATCATTCGCGCCCTTGGTCCTAACCCGTCGACGGATCTTCGTGACTCCACTGAGACGCCTGCTGGATTGACTAACCTGGGAGCTACCTGTTATGCAAACAGCATACTGCAGTGCCTTTACATGAACACCTCCTTCCGCTTGGGCATTTTCTCTCTAGAGCCCGACATCTTGAAGATGCACCCTGTGCTGGATCAGCTTGCTCGGTTATTCGCTCAGCTACACTCCAGCAAAATGGCTTTCATTGATTCGGCGCCTTTTATAAAAACCTTGGAATTAGATAATGGTGTCCAGCAGGACAGCCATGAATTCCTCACATTATTTTTGTCTTTGCTCGAGGGTTCACTAAGTCATTCCAAGGTTCCAGGGGCTAGAACCATTGTGCAGCATTTGTTCCGTGGAAGTGTGTCCCATGTTACTCG GTGCTCATCATGTGGAAGGGATTCCGAAGCATCTTCAAAGATGGAAGACTTTTACGAACTGGAGCTTAACATTAAAGGTTTAAATAATCTAGAACAAAGTTTGGATGACTATTTGAGTACTGAGGCACTGGATGGAGAGAACCAGTACTTCTGTGAGTCATGTCAGAAAAGGGTAGATGCCACTCGTTGCATAAAACTTCGCTCACTTCCTCCTGTTGTTAATTTTCAGCTGAAACGCTATGTATTCCTCCCAAAG AcaacaacaaagaaaaagatTTCTTCGGCATTCAGTTTCCCAGGACAGCTAGATATGGGGAAGCGGTTATCCAATCCTTCATCTAGTTATACGTATGGCCTGTCTGCTATTTTGATCCACAAGGGTAGTGCTGCCAATAGTGGGCACTATGTAGCACATGTAAAGGACGAAAGCTATGGTCAATGGTGGGAGTTTGATGATGAGCATGTATCCAAGCTTGGTCTTCATCCCTTTGGTGAAAAACCAGGCAAATCATCCAATAAAACTGATCAGAAACCCCAGGGTAGTTCTACAGCAGATTCTGTTACGAATGATGACAACAATAGCTGTCATGAGGCTGCATTCACTTCTACTATGGAAGAGATGTTTTCTTCTACAGATGCTTATATGCTGATGTACAAACGCATTGCTAAGGATGAGAATGGTATCGAAAGCAATAATATAAGCAGTAATAATTCACTTCCACACCATTTTGTGGATGAAATTGATGAACGTAATACATCATATGTAAAGGAATGTGAAGAATACGAAAGCAAGAAAGACGTCCATTTGGCATATATAACAGAGAGGCGCCAAGAAGTAAAATCTGTTCTGACAGAAGCGCCTGCAACTCCAGAGGAGGATTCTTATTTTTGGATTTCAACAGATTGGCTTCGCCAATGGGCGGACAACGTTAATCCTCCCTC CTCTATTGACAACAGTCCGATTCAATGTGAACATGGAAAAGTTCCAGCGTCAAAAGTTACATCCATGAAACGACTATCAGCTGGAGCTTGGCATAAGCTATTTTCTAAA TATGGAGGGGGGCCAACATTGAGCAGTGATGATTTTTGCATGGAGTGCCTTAAGGATGGAGCAAAAAATTCAGTATCTGCAGATGTTTATCGTGATCGGAAGGCATCATTAAGAAGTATTGCAGAAGCAGCGCTTGCTGGAAATAATCCAGATGGTCCTTTGTACTTTGTTTCCAGGCCATG GTTGACCCAATGGTTGCGCAGAAAAAATGTGGATATCCCTTCAGATGCTGACAGTGGACCAACAATTGCTCTAACGTGCACCCATGGAAATCTTCTTCCGGAACATGCTTCAGGCGCAAAGCGGGTCACTGTGCCAGAGGACCTATGGTTATTTCTCTATGAAACCAGTGGAATGAAGATTGATGATATTGTGACTTTTCCGTCAGATAGTCAACCATGCGGAATTTGTAGCCAGCAATTATCAGTTGTTGCTTCTGTTGAGGATAATCTTAG AGCGGTGAAACTCAAGCAACGACAAAGCCATGAAAAGTTAACTTCTGGGAAAAGTCTTGCACTTCATCCTGGGCAAAAATATTATTTAGTTCCTTCCTCATGGTTGTCAGAGTGGAGAGCTTACATTACAGCGACTGGGAAAAATATTTCTTCGTTACCAGAACCTCAATCTCTTGAAGTTACCATCAATTCACTAATCTGTGAAAAG CATTCAAGATTGTTGCAAAGGCCCTTGGATCTAGTTTGCAAGCGTGGGACTATCACTCAGAAAGCATCAAAT ACTGATGGATTAACAATGATATCAGAATCTGATTGGATTTTATTCTCTGAAGAGTGGAATGTAGCACATGGAAAAGGTTTATGTGCTGAAATTGTTTTTAGCAAGAGCTCTCAAGATAACCTGCAGTCATCTGAAGCAGTGCCAATTTTGGTTGAAGATCTGGACCAGTCAACAAATGATTTAAGCAATGACTTGGGGGGCAGAGAACCCTATGTCAGAACTGATCCTGAG GTTTGTGAAGAATGtattggagaaaaagagagcTGTGCATTGGTTGAGAAGCTCAATTATCAGAATGAAGATATCCAGGTTTATCTTGTCCGTGGTAAAGAAGCGCCAAAGTCAATTAGAGAGGCATCGGCAGCTGTTCCTGTACCAGATCGTAGGACTTCAAAGCGTTCCCGGAGAACAACCTCAGGAAATTCGATCAGTTTGAAAGTCTCTGGTTCTACAACCGTATATCAGTTGAAACTCATGATATGGGAATCTTTAGGG ATTGTTAAGGAGAACCAGGAGCTTCACAAAGGCTCTGTTGAGATTGAAGATGATTTTGCTACTCTTGCTGACAAGTGTATTTTTCCTGGAGATGTTCTATGGGTTAAAGATTCCGAAATCTACGAGAACCGTGACATAGCAG ATGAAATTTCGGAGCAGAAGGTTGTAGTACAGACTGAGGAAGGCTTTCGTGGGACTCTGTTGACATCTAGTGCTTCAGCTCAGCTTTGCCAGGATATATCATTTAGCGATTGA
- the LOC127767473 gene encoding inositol-3-phosphate synthase 1, translating into MFIESFRVESPHVRYGAAEIESDYRYDTTELVHESHDGASRWVVRPKSVRYNFRTTTTVPKLGVMLVGWGGNNGSTLTAGVIANREGISWATKDKVQQANYYGSLTQASTIRVGSYNGEEIYAPFKSLLPMVNPDDLVFGGWDISNMNLADAMTRAKVLDIDLQKQLRPYMESMVPLPGIYDPDFIAANQGSRANNVIKGTKKEQMEQIIKDIREFKEKSKVDKVVVLWTANTERYSNVCVGLNDTMENLLASVDKNEAEISPSTLYAIACVMEGIPFINGSPQNTFVPGLIDLAIKNNCLIGGDDFKSGQTKMKSVLVDFLVGAGIKPTSIVSYNHLGNNDGMNLSAPQTFRSKEISKSNVVDDMVSSNAILYEPGEHPDHVVVIKYVPYVGDSKRAMDEYTSEIFMGGKSTIVLHNTCEDSLLAAPIILDLVLLAELSTRIQLKAEGEEKFHSFHPVATILSYLTKAPLVPPGTPVVNALAKQRAMLENIMRACVGLAPENNMILEYK; encoded by the exons ATGTTCATCGAGAGCTTCCGCGTGGAGAGCCCGCACGTGCGGTACGGCGCGGCGGAGATCGAGTCGGACTACCGGTACGACACGACGGAGCTGGTGCACGAGAGCCACGACGGCGCCTCCCGCTGGGTCGTCCGCCCCAAGTCCGTCCGCTACAACTTccggaccaccaccaccgtccccAAGCTCGG GGTGATGCTCGTGGGGTGGGGCGGCAACAACGGCTCAACGCTGACGGCTGGGGTCATCGCCAACAGGGA GGGAATCTCATGGGCGACCAAGGACAAGGTGCAGCAAGCCAACTACTATGGCTCACTCACCCAGGCGTCCACCATCAGGGTCGGGAGCTACAACGGGGAGGAGATCTACGCGCCCTTCAAGAGCCTCCTGCCCATG gTGAACCCTGATGACCTTGTGTTCGGGGGCTGGGACATTAGCAACATGAACCTGGCTGATGCTATGACCAGGGCAAAGGTACTTGACATTGATCTGCAGAAGCAGCTCAGACCTTACATGGAGTCCATGGTGCCTCTCCCCGGCATCTATGACCCCGACTTCATCGCCGCCAACCAGGGATCCCGCGCGAACAATGTCATCAAGGGCACCAAGAAGGAGCAGATGGAGCAGATCATCAAGGACATCAG GGAGTTCAAGGAAAAGAGCAAAGTGGACAAGGTGGTGGTGTTGTGGACTGCAAACACTGAAAGGTACAGCAATGTCTGTGTTGGGCTCAATGACACAATGGAGAACCTCCTGGCGTCTGTGGACAAGAACGAGGCGGAGATATCACCATCGACACTGTATGCCATTGCCTGCGTCATGGAGGGTATACCGTTCATTAACGGGAGTCCTCAGAACACCTTTGTGCCTG GGCTGATCGATCTTGCTATTAAGAACAACTGCCTGATTGGTGGTGATGATTTCAAGAGTGGACAGACAAAGATGAAGTCTGTCTTGGTTGATTTCCTAGTTGGTGCTGGAATAAAG CCCACCTCAATTGTCAGCTACAACCACTTGGGGAATAATGATGGCATGAACCTTTCCGCACCTCAAACATTCCGATCCAAGGAGATCTCCAAGAGCAATGTGGTCGATGACATGGTCTCAAGCAATGCCATCCTCTATGAGCCTGGCGAGCATCCTGATCATGTTGTTGTGATCAAG TATGTGCCGTATGTTGGAGACAGCAAGAGGGCAATGGACGAGTACACCTCAGAGATCTTCATGGGGGGTAAGAGCACCATCGTTCTGCACAACACCTGTGAGGACTCACTCCTTGCCGCGCCGATCATTCTTGATCTGGTGCTCCTTGCCGAGCTCAGCACCAGGATTCAGCTGAAAGCCGAGGGGGAG GAGAAGTTCCATTCCTTCCATCCAGTGGCTACCATCCTGAGCTACCTCACCAAGGCACCCCTT GTTCCTCCTGGCACACCAGTGGTGAACGCCCTGGCAAAGCAGAGGGCAATGCTTGAGAACATCATGAGGGCCTGCGTTGGGCTGGCCCCCGAGAACAACATGATCCTGGAGTACAAGTGA